In a genomic window of Zonotrichia albicollis isolate bZonAlb1 chromosome 7, bZonAlb1.hap1, whole genome shotgun sequence:
- the NPS gene encoding neuropeptide S — translation MAAERVLAIFPFNKKKRPNKEQLVRIKSALMTFSLLNSGIKWSPEEEPKGYVRNLDVELHVHAHSAGWKMSSLCRLNLVFILWVSMTLVCSGFPVGPSMSTNPLYLSCQLSGRWDSCLVLLSSCLSRLGRGEQLPPLHKRSFRNGVGAGIKKTSFRRAKS, via the exons ATGGCAGCTGAGCGTGTTCTTGCCATTTTCCCATTTAACAAGAAGAAAAGGCCAAACAAGGAGCAATTAGTCAGAATAAAATCAGCTTTGATGACATTTTCCCTCCTGAACTCTGGTATAAAATGGTCACCTGAGGAAGAACCGAAAGGATATGTGAGGAATTTGGATGTGGAGCTGCATGTTCACGCACACAGCGCTGGGTGGAAAATGAGCAG TCTATGCAGGTTGAACTTGGTTTTCATCCTGTGGGTCTCCATGACATTGGTGTGCTCGGGTTTCCCAGTTGGCCCTTCCATG AGCACCAACCCGTTGTACCTGAGCTGCCAGCTGTCCGGGAGATGGGATtcgtgcctggtgctgctgagcagctgcctgtccaggctgggcaggggggagcagctgccccctcTCCACAAAAGGTCCTTCCGCAACGGCGTCGGAGCGGGAATTAAAAAAACTTCCTTCCGAAGGGCAAAGTCCTGA